The nucleotide sequence CCGCCTCCGCTTTCGACGCACAGGATGTGCTAGTGCAGGCGTTGTCACAGGACGTGACGTTCTTAGCCAGCGTTCCTTTGATCCAGCTGCGGCAGCTAGGGGCTCGAGGTCATAAGTCAGCCTGCTATGGGAACAAAAGGCGGTTCCCTCCGCATTCTGCCTTATGCTTGCCGCCCCTGAACGAGCCGCCTCCGCTTTTCTATTGTCCAGCTGCGGCGGGCAGAAATTTGTATTGCTTCACCTTCCTGCTCCGAGGCAAAGAGCGCCTCTATGCATGAAGGCTCCAGCAAACAATATTTCTAAGCGGCCCGCCTCCGCTTTTCTAGCGATAGATTAAGCTGTTTCGTTTTAGGAAGCGGGTGTTGAAGGTGATGGGGGTGGATTGGCCGTCTTTTTGGGCTTGGATGTGGAGGTGGGGCTCGGATGTATTGCCTGAGTTGCCGACTTTTCCGATTTGTTGCCCTGTATGAACTTGCTGCCCTTCTTTTACGCCGACACTTCCTTGAATCATGTGAGCGATGAGGACTTCTGCATCCTTGCATGCAAGGATAACGTGATTTCCTGCTGGGTGATTGCGGCGGTAGTTTTTCGTTTCTTGTGTCATCGCTTGTGCTGGAATTTCTTGTATATCGTTAACAGCTGTTTTGACTTTCCCGGTGCATGGGCTGTATACATTTTTTCCGTATATCTTATAGTCTTTTAATTTAGCTGGCATTAGACCGTTTGCCCGCGTGCCAAATCCATTCAGGGCGACAATATCTAGGGCGAATTGCTGTGTTGGTGATGAATTGTGGTAATTGATACTCTCTGAATTTCCGCCATGCGCCGTATAGTACGTGCCATCTTGAAGTGGAAATTCCAACGCAATCGCTTCTTTATTGTAAAAGTAGCCAAGTACAGCACTTGCCGTAAGAATGAAGAAAAACAGCCCAAGCAGTACGGTAAATGTAATAGAAATACGATACCGCCATTTCTTTTCAGTCGCAAGCCACGTGTATTCCTTTGCCCGAAACAAAGAACGTAAGCTAGCAAGCAGTAGAAAAACGAGTAATATACCCCGCAAATAAAAGCTGAAAAAATCCCAACGACCAACTATTAAAATGTAAGTGAAATAGATTGCGATTAAAAAAAGGTGAGCAAGCCAGTCAGCACGGCTACGAAACCTTTTGAACCATAATAAACTAATAAAAGTGAAGGGCAAAAGAAGATAGAGAATGCCCATCATCAAAATGACACTGTTCAAGTGGAAGTCCTCCTTTCTGTGAGAAGAGTCTTTCGTTGTATGAAAAAAGGTGTATTCCAGAAGAGTTCAGGAATACACCTTTTGAATTAGAGTTATTGCATGTTTACTTTTGTAACAGGGAAATCAGCTTTTTCAATTAAGTCATCATGTTGGACCATGATTGTAGCTTCACCTTCAGACAAGCCGATGATGTCGCCGTTTTCAACAACTTTAATGATTTCTGGAGTGCTTGTT is from Bacillus tianshenii and encodes:
- a CDS encoding M23 family metallopeptidase, with the translated sequence MNSVILMMGILYLLLPFTFISLLWFKRFRSRADWLAHLFLIAIYFTYILIVGRWDFFSFYLRGILLVFLLLASLRSLFRAKEYTWLATEKKWRYRISITFTVLLGLFFFILTASAVLGYFYNKEAIALEFPLQDGTYYTAHGGNSESINYHNSSPTQQFALDIVALNGFGTRANGLMPAKLKDYKIYGKNVYSPCTGKVKTAVNDIQEIPAQAMTQETKNYRRNHPAGNHVILACKDAEVLIAHMIQGSVGVKEGQQVHTGQQIGKVGNSGNTSEPHLHIQAQKDGQSTPITFNTRFLKRNSLIYR